taggctatctttcatagctttcgatttgtTGCTGTccgaggccccttatagacgaagtcatttgttttttaattcattacacggccttagatggcagttattttaattttaaaactcatttatctcattaaatatcagtcctatcaaaatttttcaaggcataaaacttatcacaaatgctttttaaagaaacttttgttatgtaacatttttcacaaaaatcaataataagcgagatatttcgatttatttaattcaggcccccttataaccgcccttttaaataatgtattatgaatgccatatagcctaaaatctaagctacaacgaacttaatttatattccaattttcatcgaaatccgttcagccattatcgcgtgaaaagataacaaacgtacagacagacagacatacaaacaaaaatttcaaaaaacgattttcggtttcagggtggttaattatatatgttaggaccaattatttttggaaaatcgaaaattaccagaaaaatttctgctacagatttattattagtatagattatgtttGAAGTACTATAATCTCACTAAGACCACTATGGAGCATGATGTAAGGTAGCAGGGAAGTGATGAAAGTATCAGAAGGCCTCTTCAAGTGATGTCCTGACATCTTGTATATTGTTTTACCCCCACACTCCCAAATACATTAGGGCTCAGCTGTGCTAATATTGGGTCCTTTTAGATTCGGCCCACAGCCAGTGgcctaaaaataaaatttggttTTGAGACATACAAACTCATACCTTTGTGATAATCATCTGGATGaagtctgtggccgggaggaaaaaggtcttaagtcaattttttgtgaaaatgagatttttatataatctgaaagcggaaacaattctctacaatctggtaaaacggctaaagtcaaataagactacTGACTGGATTTagagagcgttaccaaatgtcctaagtactttttgaatcgagcacacacagaataaaggacttaagtatacttaatactttattccttacaaaccatcatatatttactttccatgcttccctattaaaaaggtctaacttgtattttagccattttatcacatactgatgccctttccttttaaaactttaagcaccagggcaAACAGTCCTTTAATTGTCTAAAACCCATTTTGCATGTCTAATAATAAACATTTCTCATGTATGTAGAcgtgaaaaaggtcttatgtttaaatagtctcttctactcagtttgggttccagtcttaaaagggcttaagtgcagctatttttgaaaataatcaagaaaattgttgttgttgttttctaatgccaggcatttgacaataaagtcatttgaccgcttgcactccaatatttttcaaagatattgtcatagttagccactgacgcacagattttcaGACGTTATGAATCCATTTcctgatttgagttgcacaatggacaaaaaATGGTAAGTTGTAGcggatttaagtgaacaccatattttaacgttttggtggctacttcattcacacacaacccccagaatgtctggaggaccacacctgctgttggtcaacgggtccattggacctagctgggagatcttgttgatcaccagcttttcctccttaagccactggagaacgattttagtgccatagcaggtcagcactaggaacagaaaagtaggaagggtaggaaggaaagggaaatgaacccctaggcctcgaatgctctaatgccgtcggggtcgaagaaagtaagagttcagtcagaggactggataagaaagggtaaagagggaattaggtattgaatagaggaaaattataccaaattcagtcattaactcatcaagctgaccagtgctaattgatgagtggCCCCTCCCTtgtaaattatgcttactaacagctgcaccacgggaaggtagggatgggacattgggtatttgtccaggttggttccttaaagccttcaatgggaaggattaatggctctcccccctgtattcgacaaataccgttttgcagcctcaagaaaattgttaaatgagcaacattgccTATTTTAGAAGACATATGAACAACAaatatatccaggaaaaacctcataattaaaaaactctataactgacaccaatttcaatctttctactgctctcctgaaaagtataaaatttttacttgagaCCTTTTCCTCCCGGCCATAGATTAGTGCAAGTAACAATTGAAGTTTATAAGGAATCAGGTGAAAACGTTTCTTTGAAGCTCTATGAACTGTTTCTTTCGGAAGTCCTAATTGTCGGACACATTTACAAACTGATTTCTTTGGACTCTTGAACAAATGCTCTTTGGATGGCTTCTACCGTTTCATCATTTTTTGTCGATGGTCTTCCAATACGCTTTTTCTCTAGTAGGTTTTCAGTCTCTTTTAACTATCTTATCTCAATGACAAATGTTACTTTCGTGTGgcgataatccatgttgaatctttcgtacactacttttaacacttgaatataaataactgattaaatggcgatcttactcgtgttaattatgcaacacacagatcaatttcagaacacacacactatttgacacaactcttcatcacacgaacgcacccacacaacaggcagcgaagttgagatagcgccgagatctagtaggctctgaggatggtgtcaagtagcaccgaaacagctgtaagccacacatgcttacataattaacacgagtaagatcgccatttaatcaattattcctGTGATGGTTCTTTGTTAAATGTGCGACGAATTTCACCGTCATACCAGAGTCATAGATTCAAATttttcggaacacctcaaaatctgtgcttcagtggctggccatgataatatctttgaaaaatattggagtgcaagaggtcaaatgactttattgtcaaacgcctggcattagaaaacaacaacaacagatccAAATTTTACCagtcacaaaacacattgcacttttttttttgggaCATCCATCTtgcataattaattgtaacaatgaaaattattatgtgaacttcatcttacgatgttggatgacatatatacgtccgttgatgtgacatattaatgtgttttaaatacttatatagtcacaatcatgccatggtatgaaagaaaaacttcacaacctcgagcaggattcgaacctgcgactttctgtactccggtcaggcgctctaccaactgagctatcgagttcgtttcacgccaaaggcttgaaattctcctctcataccggcgactctgttatagagtactgtccatagcgtctgatcaagtcagcactgcttatgggtggaagtttttgtacattttcaggtcatttggtttcttttgtacagactgtaaaatttttcctttgtcagaagagagccaattgttgatccatacgtttgtaaaatgagactttactgaagcaaaagcgctggatagagatatcacttgaagaggtcttggttgcaaatatgttgcctgtttcgcaatGTTATCGACTTTCTCAATTTCAgttataccacaatgactaggtatccattgagatgttatttccttttggagttttttttttttagtttacttagttgtttctgaattggaataattttatgtgcatgtaggtttggtacatatttgattatattaactatagccctcttggagtcggtaagtatgcaaatagatttttcagaaatttgagtaacacactgaagagcagcatcaatagcagcaattcagtgtcaagactggaggaggatagttcaatttataagcataaaatATTCATCTCGTGGGCTATACAGACCAcgattcaatttacagcattcaTCAGTTGACAGGGTAATTCAGATGATGTTTGTTTGTCTTGCAGGAGGCCGAGCAGAGATATCAGGAGATTGTGAAGTTGTTCAGATCAGTTCCTGGCAATGACTTGGACAGAGCAATAGCTGCTGCTATGAATGGCAACGCTGCCGCTATGCAGTTCCTGATCGACACTGGCATTGAAGTTGAAATGACAGACAGCGATGGCAAGACTCTGCTTCACTTGGCATCAGAAGCAGGACACACGGACACAGTGCAGGTCCTTCTCAATGCTGGTAAGAATGCTGCAGAAAATGTGCCCACGGCCGCAGGAGGACGGCACGCAGAAGACCGCAAACTGCCCCCTGTTGCTAGAGCACAGGTGAAGAAAGAGAGAGTTGGAAGCGCACCCTATTATATTAACCCTCCACTGCTGTTAGCTGCACGGGGAGGACATCTCAAAGTGTGTGAATTACTTCTTTCGTTTGGAACAGATGTGAACACCAGGGGACAGTGCAATATGACTGCACTGCATTTCGCTGCACGTGGGGGCCATCTAGATGTGTGTGAGCTTCTGGTCTCTAAAGGAGCAGACATGAACATGAaggaaaatttcttttataaaacaccACTGGACATGGCAATAAGTAACGGAAATAATTCTATTGAAGAATTTTTGAGAACGAAACAGATACAGTAGCCATCTTGTACGCTTCTCTATACGGTAAGTTATAACAATCAACAACTGTAAGTGTAAGGATGTGGAGGTTTCATGCTTCAGAAATCCTACTAAATAAGTATAAGCAGGGGTAGACAGATCCCAGGCACCAAATCACCATGGTGCCTAAAACTTTTGTGATGTCtgagtttaaaatattttaagacttcgatttacgtatggtccaagcttcacttccataca
This sequence is a window from Periplaneta americana isolate PAMFEO1 chromosome 2, P.americana_PAMFEO1_priV1, whole genome shotgun sequence. Protein-coding genes within it:
- the LOC138712521 gene encoding GA-binding protein subunit beta-1-like isoform X1, producing the protein MEEERKLKLEMEQKLQLQEETEAEQRYQEIVKLFRSVPGNDLDRAIAAAMNGNAAAMQFLIDTGIEVEMTDSDGKTLLHLASEAGHTDTVQVLLNAGKNAAENVPTAAGGRHAEDRKLPPVARAQVKKERVGSAPYYINPPLLLAARGGHLKVCELLLSFGTDVNTRGQCNMTALHFAARGGHLDVCELLVSKGADMNMKENFFYKTPLDMAISNGNNSIEEFLRTKQIQ
- the LOC138712521 gene encoding uncharacterized protein isoform X2 — protein: MEEERKLKLEMEQKLQLQEETEAEQRYQEIVKLFRSVPGNDLDRAIAAAMNGNAAAMQFLIDTGIEVEMTDSDGKTLLHLASEAGHTDTVQVLLNAGPPIRCGM